From one Rhizobium sp. CIAT894 genomic stretch:
- a CDS encoding 5' DNA nuclease encodes MADKASQARILAEGRKKEEAADFAAGFGRLAAEMLENARAMPVHPLMAQPAAAFAAATAIGFGLSTQMAGAFFGAFQSALETTGKLAAALDDTPPDTLAPDVEIRPENIRPPVKADARPAAEKRAGPRLTVVRPVSEPAPANQPQPAVKAKPVVRTRKADDLKLIAGIGPKLEQVLNGKGIRSFAEIAAWSDEEIVKLDAELGFNGRIGRDDWTGQAKVLAGRGRRKK; translated from the coding sequence ATGGCGGACAAGGCATCTCAGGCGAGGATTCTCGCCGAAGGCAGGAAGAAGGAAGAGGCAGCCGATTTCGCGGCCGGCTTTGGCCGGCTTGCTGCCGAGATGCTGGAAAATGCGCGGGCAATGCCGGTGCATCCGCTGATGGCGCAACCCGCTGCAGCCTTTGCCGCCGCGACCGCGATCGGCTTCGGTTTGTCGACCCAGATGGCGGGCGCCTTTTTCGGCGCCTTCCAGAGCGCGCTGGAAACGACCGGCAAGCTCGCCGCCGCCCTCGACGATACGCCGCCGGATACGCTGGCGCCCGACGTCGAGATCCGGCCGGAGAATATTCGCCCGCCCGTCAAGGCTGACGCCAGGCCGGCGGCCGAGAAGAGGGCAGGGCCGAGGCTGACAGTCGTCAGGCCGGTCAGCGAGCCGGCGCCGGCAAACCAGCCGCAGCCCGCCGTCAAGGCCAAGCCGGTTGTACGGACCAGAAAGGCCGACGATCTCAAGCTGATCGCCGGCATCGGGCCGAAACTCGAGCAGGTGCTGAACGGCAAGGGCATTCGCAGCTTCGCCGAGATTGCCGCCTGGAGCGACGAGGAAATCGTCAAGCTCGATGCCGAACTCGGTTTCAACGGCCGCATCGGCCGCGACGACTGGACTGGCCAGGCGAAAGTTCTGGCAGGACGGGGCCGTAGAAAGAAATGA